AGATGTTACTCTTAAGAGTAAACTTGCGGACATTACAAAAGAACTCATCATAAATCTGGAAGAGGCACGAAATATGTTTGGAACATATGATTCTGGTGATGATAAGATGATTCCCTATAAAAGGATAATATCCAGAGAATACACTTCCGTTGCACATGCTGATACATTTACTAGCTTTACGATCAAAGATATTAAAGTAACTTCTGATGTAAGTGTTTCAGGTGTTCCACTTCCTACAAGTGGCAGTAGGCTCTCAAAGCTGAGAGCATTTTATAATGGTTCAACTATAAAGGATCCTCTCCTAATATACATACTGGAAAATGGTGGAAATAGTATGTGGATATACAGATACTCTGGTGATAAGACATGGGTCGTTCCAAGTGGAGACACTACTCCAGCAAGTGATGTAGATTCCGATAAGATAACCAAACTCCTAGAGCAGTATTACACCCCTAATGTTGTAATAAACCTCGATATTTGCGCTCCGTATAATCCAGAAGACAATACTCTCCGATTCAACGTGAATAAGAGAAATCTTAAAGACTCCAAATACTATGGATTTACACATACTGCACCATCAGCACGATCATTCAGAGTTAAGAGTGTTTGCCATGGAACTACACTTAGTGGACTATCCTCAGAAACTCCTCTAAAGAGTATTGCAGCCTACTACCTTGGAGAGGGTCATACACTTGGTAAGCTCCTAATGGTTGAACTGGTGAGCGAAGAAGACAAGTATAGTTATTACATGAGACAGAACAGAGACCCAACTAAATGGACAGCTCTTGATCGGACAGAAAAACTAGGGGATGATGAACTCATCCAAAAACTCAATGAGTTGGTAGTGGCATACTTTCCTCCTCCACCTGATCCCATACCACCCATTCCACCAGCTACTACAGACAATACATCTACAGGAGGTGTAGAAACTGGAAAGCATTCAAGGTCTACGAGATACTATCAAGTTGCGGGCGCAGCAATAGTTGGAACCATCATTGGCATTTCCATTCTATGCTTCGTAATATGGAAGTTCACCCCCGTATCAAGAATGTACATCGTCAACAGGGACCCGCTCCTCTAGACCAACGCCTTGCCGCCAAAACTCccagaaggaagaatgtgtggaggaagagattcATCAGTGTACCTCCAActtcttttcttcctccacacaTTTTGcaattcttcttcctcggtcattttctttaaACATGTTCGTACATTATCTCAGTCGAGGCGTTCTGTGACCCATTTATTTATCCATGTCTTGTATCTTTGCGGCGGCGTCGCGGAGGGCCCACACAGCCTCAAAACCTGCCAATCATGCGTCCATAGTTGACCGTAACGACTCATTGCATTTGCTGGACCCCTGTGATGTGCAAGAGGAACGCCAATTCCCCAGAAGACGGGGCCCTACACACCACTTGGAATCCAACGCACTCTTCATCATGAAGGCTCCGTGGACCATTTTAACGCTTTCAGCCACTGGAATATGCGCGGGGATCGCTCTGATTCTCAGTGTCATCAATATGAACGACCCTGCGGCTATTCCCGCTCCATTCCCCCTGGACATTACAGTGCCAGATTCGGACAAAGTTTCGGTCTCTATCGTGGAATACGACGGTATTGAGCATAAGATACTCTCTGCAAACACAGAGGAAATGATAGCAGAGCTCAGAAACGGGGAAATGACTGTCTGGAATGATGAGAAGAATAGAGGAGCAAGCACCATTCACATCTTCTCCAAGTGTGGAGAAACGCGCTTAATGGAGGTATTTGCGGGACCAAGAAGTAGTCCGTCCATCATATACCTCGAATACAGCGGTGGTCAGTGGACACAAATCAATGTGAGCACTTACAACGAGAGGTGGAATGACCTCTTTAATGATGATCCCTGCACCATCAACAAAGGTGCTATAGTCACACTTGACCTTGCCTCTGTACTCCAAGACAATTTTATTACCCACAACGGTGCTTCAGATGGCCTATCGTACCGCCTATACATCCCAAAGGAAGGTTTTGCATGCACCAAAATCACGGATGGGAAAGAGGAGATTTGGAGCGCAGATTGTGCATACAACAATGTAGATTACGATTATGCCTATTATAATGGAaacaatgcagtttgtTACACGGATGAGAGCTCAAAAGGG
Above is a genomic segment from Theileria equi strain WA chromosome 4 map unlocalized gcontig_1105316255041, whole genome shotgun sequence containing:
- a CDS encoding hypothetical protein (encoded by transcript BEWA_048740A), which produces MNESEIELDIDPGKCDQTEDIKCSHKEHTPLNSYDSYEYTFTKGSVQLKSLSYGDISDSLLVLQINVKVQYSYYVKRDPEKEIGSNTIFDEFASKNTSLDSQELEELLRDVYNNERVEYYDLGKKLREKLWPKNGICFNLASKLITDAKYTSDVTGIQVTVAKSTITGGYKRVRHTPTSAPFYIKELKGTNEQPITLDNGFPNELLAGFSVYYGKDDSEYGDPLLIILEVGKKLENIPGKYITSKNKDTTNWNVIRVKDSTIDEIELENILKNIEGNKCLYIDTLDVTLKSKLADITKELIINLEEARNMFGTYDSGDDKMIPYKRIISREYTSVAHADTFTSFTIKDIKVTSDVSVSGVPLPTSGSRLSKLRAFYNGSTIKDPLLIYILENGGNSMWIYRYSGDKTWVVPSGDTTPASDVDSDKITKLLEQYYTPNVVINLDICAPYNPEDNTLRFNVNKRNLKDSKYYGFTHTAPSARSFRVKSVCHGTTLSGLSSETPLKSIAAYYLGEGHTLGKLLMVELVSEEDKYSYYMRQNRDPTKWTALDRTEKLGDDELIQKLNELVVAYFPPPPDPIPPIPPATTDNTSTGGVETGKHSRSTRYYQVAGAAIVGTIIGISILCFVIWKFTPVSRMYIVNRDPLL
- a CDS encoding signal peptide containing protein (encoded by transcript BEWA_048750A), whose product is MKAPWTILTLSATGICAGIALILSVINMNDPAAIPAPFPLDITVPDSDKVSVSIVEYDGIEHKILSANTEEMIAELRNGEMTVWNDEKNRGASTIHIFSKCGETRLMEVFAGPRSSPSIIYLEYSGGQWTQINVSTYNERWNDLFNDDPCTINKGAIVTLDLASVLQDNFITHNGASDGLSYRLYIPKEGFACTKITDGKEEIWSADCAYNNVDYDYAYYNGNNAVCYTDESSKGSQENRILPSMAGVYLKEGLPALLYLYLKGVNARDSRQRLECYAKQDGDWTRIRPMDFDQKVYALQDVHHTSRHRELIMDISRLSSYTPSRDGVEILHNSEEDPFLTVISLPNVKVVEIAEDTQTIWTAEDGESCDLASLFFKGKRPILAELVVNKPGSDGMDGVNETKILHFEKRLFGWYRMTEKLYKFKLEGFMSPKKGGFIPHSLFIIPVMIALGMSL